A genomic window from Candidatus Eisenbacteria bacterium includes:
- a CDS encoding polymer-forming cytoskeletal protein, translating to MFGKDAKEKTTEAPAAVQPDRGGKGAGVSTLLGRGATFNGKMTTEASVQIDGVFEGEIHVGDTVMVGKEGVVRANVRAGTIVVHGRVEGELNAEKKTELLGGCVVLGKIKTPSLVVQENVHFEGTCQMERKNGSAPAPPKPRG from the coding sequence ATGTTCGGAAAAGACGCGAAAGAGAAAACAACCGAAGCGCCCGCGGCGGTCCAGCCGGATCGGGGCGGAAAGGGGGCCGGCGTGAGCACGCTTCTGGGACGGGGCGCGACTTTTAACGGCAAAATGACCACCGAGGCGAGCGTGCAGATCGACGGCGTCTTCGAGGGCGAGATCCACGTCGGCGACACGGTGATGGTCGGCAAGGAAGGCGTGGTGCGGGCGAACGTGCGCGCCGGCACCATCGTGGTTCACGGTCGGGTCGAAGGGGAGTTGAACGCGGAGAAGAAGACGGAACTCCTGGGCGGGTGCGTGGTCCTCGGCAAGATCAAAACTCCGTCCCTCGTGGTCCAGGAGAACGTGCACTTCGAGGGAACCTGCCAGATGGAGCGGAAGAACGGCTCCGCACCCGCGCCGCCCAAGCCGCGCGGCTGA
- a CDS encoding M23 family metallopeptidase, producing MTSKHYSVIIAPSDGRKTYTLQVSRRSIFAIAAIFILLGSGVVFLAATYGVLAWKVRDREALLSRCERLEGELEESAALREEMELLREMDNRVRRLVGLPEREAEKEAAEGIAGGDVTDRSDAPEAIELEAALFPDAEKTEDLLRGLARHRGAWGWPAEGFVSSRYGEERGGGAHAGLDIAAPTHTVVETPLDGRVLRAGWDDVYGKVLILDHGGGLLTLYGHNASLLVRAGERVRKDDAIALVGNTGRSSAPHLHFEVRKDGYALDPAVFLKPKSETE from the coding sequence ATGACATCCAAACACTACTCCGTCATCATCGCGCCGTCCGACGGCAGAAAGACCTACACGCTGCAGGTGTCCAGGCGGTCGATCTTCGCGATTGCCGCGATCTTCATCCTCCTGGGGTCGGGCGTGGTCTTTCTGGCGGCCACATACGGCGTGCTCGCCTGGAAGGTTCGCGACAGGGAGGCGCTCCTGTCGCGCTGCGAGCGCCTCGAGGGGGAATTGGAAGAGAGCGCGGCGCTTCGCGAGGAGATGGAATTGCTCCGGGAGATGGACAACCGGGTCCGCCGGCTCGTCGGCCTTCCGGAGCGGGAGGCGGAGAAAGAAGCCGCCGAAGGGATCGCCGGAGGCGATGTCACGGATCGGTCCGACGCGCCGGAGGCGATCGAGCTGGAAGCCGCCCTCTTCCCCGACGCGGAGAAGACGGAGGATCTGTTGCGCGGCCTCGCCCGGCACCGCGGCGCATGGGGCTGGCCCGCGGAGGGTTTTGTCTCTTCCCGGTACGGTGAGGAGCGGGGCGGCGGCGCCCATGCGGGTCTCGACATCGCCGCGCCGACCCACACCGTGGTCGAGACTCCTCTGGACGGCCGGGTGCTCCGAGCCGGATGGGACGACGTGTACGGCAAGGTCCTGATCCTCGACCACGGCGGCGGCCTGCTCACTCTGTATGGTCACAACGCCAGCCTGCTGGTGCGGGCCGGCGAGCGGGTGCGGAAGGACGACGCCATCGCCCTGGTGGGGAACACGGGCCGTTCGAGCGCGCCCCATCTCCACTTCGAGGTTCGCAAGGACGGCTACGCCCTCGACCCGGCGGTTTTTCTTAAACCGAAATCGGAAACGGAATAA